Proteins encoded together in one Porites lutea chromosome 2, jaPorLute2.1, whole genome shotgun sequence window:
- the LOC140926203 gene encoding protein tolkin-like: MFETQEKVIRKSSLKLLWLIGAIARSAWSNEVCSETVYLGGDFGIHRGKFSSPGYPSGTYPSREKCTWIIKVPLNYRVLLHFDGLDVESCPTATNNCTCDYVTVFDGQLLRDRLLAKLCGTKPPSDIISSGRFVRVDLVTDESNERNFKGFSAQFYSISPDGATPTSIDERDTGKNKKTVPPEQDGPEKGGSSTIMIAVVCSLGGVAIIGIIFVCIYMKTRKQAQANPAPRGHPSASFRRRTQEPSRPPPPYSSVVSTAPPSYSSTASLG; encoded by the exons ATGTTTGAAACACAGGAAAAGGTTATCAGAAAGAGTTCTTTGAAGCTGTTGTGGTTGATAGGCG CCATCGCAAGATCAGCTTGGTCAAATGAAG TTTGCAGTGAAACAGTTTATCTTGGTGGTGACTTCGGAATACACCGAGGAAAGTTTTCAAGCCCAGGTTATCCGTCGGGGACCTACCCGAGTAGGGAGAAATGTACGTGGATAATAAAGGTACCATTGAATTACCGTGTTTTACTGCACTTTGATGGTCTGGACGTGGAATCTTGTCCAACTGCAACGAACAATTGCACGTGCGATTATGTGACTGTATTCGATGGACAACTATTAAGAGACAGACTTCTAGCAAAACTCTGCGGAACGAAGCCTCCCTCCGATATTATTTCCAGTGGAAGGTTTGTTAGAGTTGATTTAGTGACGGATGAGTCAAATGAAAGGAATTTCAAAGGTTTCTCTGCGCAGTTTTATTCCATTTCACCGGATGGCGCTACACCTACAAGTATCGATGAACGAGATACTGGGAAGAACAAAAAGACGGTACCACCTGAGCAGGATGGCCCCGAAAAAG GTGGCAGCAGCACTATAATGATCGCTGTCGTGTGTAGTCTTGGTGGAGTTGCAATTATCGGCATAATTTTTGTCTGCATTTATATGAAGACGAGAAAACAAGCCCAAGCAAACCCCGCACCCAGAGGACATCCCAGTGCTTCATTCCGCCGAAGGACTCAGGAACCCTCACGACCCCCTCCTCCCTACTCATCAGTGGTTTCTACCGCACCCCCTTCTTACTCATCAACGGCCTCCCTAGGGTAA
- the LOC140928621 gene encoding uncharacterized protein has product MDTIYTSRITNSFVSRTDQGKTKFFLQKPAIRWTLNATNTRTLFESYSSLAKEIGLIEEAKAAYWELPLHSRTSEGRQYQMYLHDRCEKDAYDEALEQIYEGVMRALGQNDSWVILIEGSSEKVASLRRFWPQPGDNGFGNGLVIMTTGDNNNSKLLFGDEDDSVLQKVYIGKMTNQDAVQFLQSKTDMKATGSDTKYAKDIAVDMLKCNPQDIAKFGKFVKNYKEETERNFTYKDLAGTETETPNECMLLLEMTRKNQEKILKFLACCSVESDYLPLHCLESCFKEARETVKQSNFVDVLERDGVKVVTMHERDHKTLRDLLTGRKLSTCEETWPGFFWQLVKQGTGLIRDETNKIISPKLSASDVLQAIKCLSNNCKEPLQQRRDQDFIMLHKILPHLKTAMELGKYLIPQSDGEENPLIVADGHACLGELLLFVGESEEARKNLEIALRGFKDYSGPENVLLDKANVLHFLGEAYCNSYLGDPSKGEEYLKQALKEKERHCKGKADPQVAFTLRSLANVLNELGKHSEAIEYAKRAVDIYHENGHHFKQEYGYSLSTLGSSYRYLGQYVQAEKCLKEALKIFRSVDAPSRLRMGVTLSRLASVQRCLEKLDESIKSLMEAREMLGNNNIYIAIILSKLSVVYRHKGDSKNSLLFAEEAAEITDKHHGRKDHPVIATALLNLGHAQSDTGRVEDAERNLNKALQIYKELHGENHRIIAANLNYLGYAYLQMGKVQKAKETLERAVEIMDNLSPPHPEKANSLKRLSKACFILGDTVKSADLANRALKIYKETHGNMMQHREVRKCTLRVAYACSKLGLFSKAKEYLKGVELGFSEENRAHPEYAVFLRTKTEMALDNLEFSWPKDEEGIQEIFTEAGRDLSKADEIIQQSLGSDHQQYAFLKREKARLYVLTGHYEKAWKEIDYALAIATTYQRRDLEAVFLLIRADAEGKLQLSSGRKESLATADQLHRNTLGDDHPLVATTLQKRCQKNIDQKNLTLAEEYLEASAKICEILKSNLRLQLQSSSFDFLTNYSLDQHPVLKRQQQLERRVRGSPVGAWFC; this is encoded by the exons ATGGACACAATTTACACATCGCGAATAACAAATTCCTTCGTGTCACGCACTGACCaaggtaaaacaaaatttttcctaCAAAAACCGGCGATACGGTGGACTTTAAATGCGACAAACACAAGAACCCTTTTTGAGAGTTACTCCAGTCTGGCGAAAGAAATTGGGTTGATCGAGGAAGCCAAAGCTGCCTATTGGGAGCTCCCACTTCACAGCAGGACATCTGAGGGAAGGCAATATCAAATGTACCTACACGATCGTTGTGAAAAAGACGCTTATGACGAAGCTTTGGAACAAATTTACGAAGGAGTTATGAGGGCACTGGGACAAAACGATTCGTGGGTGATTTTGATCGAAGGATCCTCTGAAAAGGTGGCTTCTCTTAGAAGGTTTTGGCCTCAACCTGGTGATAACGGGTTCGGAAATGGTCTAGTCATAATGACAACTGGTGACAATAACAACTCAAAACTTCTGTTTGGAGATGAAGATGACTCTGTACTGCAGAAAGTGTACATTGGAAAAATGACAAACCAAGATGCAGTTCAGTTTCTTCAAAGCAAAACGGACATGAAAGCAACTGGAAGTGACACAAAGTATGCTAAAGACATAGCTGTCGATATGCTAAAGTGCAATCCCCAAGATATAGCAAA GTTTGGAAAATTTGTGAAAAACTACAAGGAAGAGACCGAAAGGAACTTTACTTACAAAGATTTAGCTGGGACGGAAACAGAAACTCCTAATGAGTGCATGTTGCTCCTCGAAATGACTCGTAAAAATCAAGAAAAG ATTTTGAAATTCTTGGCGTGCTGTTCAGTTGAATCCGACTATTTGCCTTTACACTGTCTAGAGAGTTGTTTTAAAGAGGCCAGAGAGACTGTAAAACAAAGCAACTTTGTGGATGTTCTTGAACGAGACGGAGTAAAAGTAGTCACAATGCATGAGAGGGATCATAAGACACTGAGAGACTTACTGACCGGTCGAAAACTATCAACATGCg AGGAAACATGGCCTGGCTTCTTTTGGCAGCTTGTGAAACAGGGAACCGGTCTAATTAGAGACGAGACAAACAAGATTATCTCGCCAAAATTATCAGCTTCTGATGTACTTCAGGCCATTAAATGTCTAAGCAACAATTGCAAAGAACCCTTGCAACAGAGAAGAGATCAGGACTTCATTATGCTACACAAAATATTGCCACATTTGAAAACGGCAATGGAG CTGGGCAAGTATCTGATACCACAAAGTGATGGCGAGGAAAATCCACTCATCGTGGCTGATGGACACGCATGTCTGGGAGAATTGTTGCTCTTTGTTGGTGAGTccgaggaagcgagaaaaaatCTGGAGATTGCCTTACGTGGTTTCAAAGATTATAGCGGCCCGGAGAATGTGCTACTTGACAAAGCCAACGTGCTTCATTTCCTCGGAGAGGCGTACTGTAACAG CTATCTTGGTGACCCTTCGAAAGGTGAGGAGTATCTTAAACAAGCcctcaaagaaaaagaacgtCATTGCAAGGGAAAAGCCGATCCACAAGTTGCTTTTACTTTAAGAAGTCTAGCAAATGTCTTGAACGAACTGGGGAAGCACAGCGAGGCTAT TGAATATGCAAAGAGAGCTGTTGATATATATCATGAGAATGGGCACCATTTCAAGCAAGAATATGGCTACAGCCTGAGCACACTTGGTTCGTCGTATCGTTACTTGGGTCAATATGTTCAGGCGGAAAAATGCCTGAAAGAAGCTCTAAAGATCTTCAGATCAGTCGATGCACCAAGCAGACTACGG ATGGGTGTCACCCTAAGCAGACTGGCTTCAGTTCAGAGATGTTTGGAGAAACTGGACGAGAGCATCAAGTCGTTGATGGAAGCCAGAGAAATGCTTGGCAACAATAATATTTACATCGCTATCATACTATCAAAGCTGAGCGTCGTTTATCGCCACAAGGGAGATTcaaaaaacagtttgctttttgcAGAGGAGGCTGCAGAGATCACTGATAAGCACCATGGCAGGAAAGATCACCCTG TTATAGCCACCGCACTGCTAAACCTTGGCCATGCACAAAGTGATACGGGGAGAGTGGAGGATGCAGAAAGAAATCTAAACAAGGCACTGCAAATTTACAAAGAACTTCATGGGGAAAATCATCGAATTATTGCCGCCAACCTAAACTACCTAGGATATGCCTACCTGCAAATGGGAAAAGTGCAGAAAGCAAAAGAAACGCTGGAAAGGGCAGTAGAAATCATGGACAACCTTTCTCCTCCGCATCCAG AAAAGGCAAACTCACTGAAAAGGCTCAGTAAAGCTTGCTTCATCCTTGGCGACACCGTAAAAAGTGCTGATTTAGCAAACCGTGCTCTAAAGATCTACAAGGAAACGCATGGAAACATGATGCAACACAGAGAA GTGAGGAAATGTACGCTGAGAGTTGCATACGCATGCTCAAAGCTTGGACTTTTCAGCAAGGCCAAGGAATATCTTAAAGGGGTTGAGCTTGGTTTTTCTGAGGAGAATAGGGCCCATCCAGAGTACGCTGTATTTCTTCGAACAAAAACTGAAATGGCGTTGGACAATCTTGAATTCAGCTGGCCCAAGGATGAAGAAGGCATTCAAGAAATCTTCACAGAGGCAGGAAGAGATCTCAGTAAAGCAGATGAAATAATTCAACAGTCTCTTGGTAGCGATCACCAACAGTATGCATTCTTGAAGCGAGAAAAAGCTCGTCTATACGTTCTTACGGGCCATTACGAGAAAGCCTGGAAAGAGATTGACTATGCTCTTGCTATTGCTACGACCTACCAAAGGCGTGACTTAGAGGCTGTTTTTTTACTTATTCGAGCAGATGCTGAGGGGAAGCTTCAGCTGTCCAGTGGAAGAAAGGAATCCTTGGCAACAGCAGACCAATTGCATCGCAATACTTTGGGTGATGATCATCCACTGGTTGCCACCACACTACAAAAACGATGTCAGAAAAATATTGATCAGAAAAATCTTACTCTGGCAGAAGAATATCTGGAAGCAAGCGCAAAAATCTGTGAAATTCTTAAAAGTAACTTACGATTGCAATTACAAAGTAGTAGTTTTGATTTTCTTACCAATTACAGTTTGGATCAACACCCTGTTTTAAAGCGTCAACAGCAGCTAGAAAGGAGAGTAAGGGGCAGTCCTGTTGGGGCATGGTTTTGTTGA